The proteins below are encoded in one region of Silene latifolia isolate original U9 population chromosome 2, ASM4854445v1, whole genome shotgun sequence:
- the LOC141641916 gene encoding F-box protein SKIP23-like translates to MSLRSTEYGSSDGAYDWAELPCDIIVSIFEHLDEYLVDLRRAVSVCVAWRRAGSLLNSKKPSIIKIPFICGCGTRITNCVCRDRNYNNSELRPNLFYFFISPAAPNRPKTRVWLIRVEENGTNKWLLDPSSNLEYNFNLLDEHKILGVATLHIVNIKNKYYIHIRKVISVSDLGMFLILFGDGKLALWSEDGQWSYIETGNYKFEDIIYLRDELYAIDRIRRLVIINPTTLDLVEVASPPKGIEYDVKVMYLVCSDGFLYLVYTNFYRSHLSTEPKDVGVLMFDKQSRAWVRVENLGNKLFFITKYATFSVTAKQLGWSRGSLICFMCDYFFKALIYKVEGNVCREEKDLQSEIKVDFGRPPKWIRRMLLPSSEKRKSRKSKRNSASII, encoded by the coding sequence ATGTCTTTGAGAAGTACGGAGTACGGCTCTAGCGATGGTGCTTATGATTGGGCTGAACTGCCTTGTGACATTATAGTATCTATCTTCGAACATCTAGACGAATACCTTGTCGATCTACGTCGGGCTGTTTCGGTTTGCGTAGCGTGGCGTCGTGCTGGGTCTCTTCTTAATTCCAAGAAGCCTTCCAtcatcaaaattcctttcatatgCGGCTGCGGTACACGCATCACTAACTGTGTATGTCGAGACCGCAACTATAATAATTCTGAATTGAGGccaaatttgttttattttttcatCTCCCCGGCAGCCCCAAATCGGCCCAAAACTCGGGTTTGGCTGATTCGTGTGGAGGAGAATGGAACGAATAAATGGTTACTTGATCCATCCTCGAATTTAGAGTATAATTTTAATCTTCTCGACGAACATAAGATATTGGGTGTGGCTACACTCCATATCGTCAACATCAAAAACAAATATTATATCCATATTCGTAAAGTTATTTCAGTTTCAGATTTGGGAATGTTCTTAATATTGTTTGGTGATGGAAAACTAGCTTTGTGGTCAGAAGATGGTCAATGGAGTTATATAGAGACCGGTAATTACAAGTTTGAAGATATTATATATCTTCGAGATGAATTGTACGCAATCGACAGAATTCGTAGGCTTGTGATAATTAATCCGACTACACTCGATCTTGTTGAAGTCGCTTCTCCACCCAAGGGAATCGAATATGATGTTAAAGTCATGTATCTAGTGTGCTCGGACGGGTTCTTGTATTTAGTATATACGAATTTCTATAGAAGTCACCTAAGTACGGAGCCAAAGGATGTCGGAGTTTTGATGTTCGACAAGCAAAGCCGTGCGTGGGTAAGAGTCGAAAACTTAGGGAACAAACTGTTTTTCATAACTAAGTATGCTACCTTTTCGGTTACTGCCAAACAACTAGGATGGAGTCGAGGGAGTTTGATTTGCTTTATGTGTGATTATTTTTTTAAGGCTCTTATCTACAAAGTCGAAGGTAACGTCTGTCGAGAAGAAAAGGACTTGCAGTCGGAAATCAAGGTTGATTTTGGTCGTCCACCAAAATGGATTCGCCGTATGCTGTTACCTTCGAGCGAAAAGAGAAAATCTCGAAAAAGCAAAAGAAATTCCGCATCTATTATCTAA